Proteins encoded in a region of the Methanobrevibacter millerae genome:
- a CDS encoding Hsp70 family protein codes for MDFNESKLMVEEFFNGQYEVKKFLGEGSFAEVYLVKHVFLDDLRAMKVIKQPLNENFDNKNVFNEVMLATQLRHQNIISIYDAGIISQDSGINKAYFVMEYVPGGDLQQYLNSFINSNLSLSVHRCLNLMKQILQGLNVLHSSNPVIVHRDLKLNNILLSYNECGDIVIKISDLGFAKEVSTEISDIDVAGTRPYMAPESFRKVISTATDIYAVGVIFYQLLTNNYPYDIEKFSLEEIIRGKPWNVSLKAPSDYNDNVPKKLDEIVFKSLDSNPENRYQNASEFLDDIELIMTEFSDDKIPIIKEDYVDENSEYIINENLKKAFKLAKCENRLNDAIEILEKEIIGNYDVRQCYGETLRMWKSKRPDLKLISKAFSINLRGDNYVLSSNLLKEAIAYNPGMKNKYGHYLELWRIFIDLSKYGNLIKAVMSLEELMDSNNEINEGYINIIDILKTFSIDVMVNESIRLVNLNNLDDGSKLMEFAIVCDSRLKSKYAYKLSLWKQNMNLHFKTINDFNNCNTVDYAIDLGTVDSTVAYCNNGNPIIIKNYKTGNEITPSAILIDEENNLKVGEIARTEIINNSKNAVSEFKGNMGFSIPFKFEKSSRVLFPEELSAEVLKELRVSVFNQCRVNLEDVVICCPANSNPMKTKAINDAIDLAGFKSHNLILEPIAVAFAYNLKSSHKDNGIWMIYDLGGGTFNVSLIEDNGDEIEKLATTGLDNLGGKTLDWKVVEDIFIPKISMDLNLNDFNLNNSKYSEIFSKLKTAAEKSKKDLSISTKSNICINNLFDNYDFIFTLTRDDFKEVICPLIKVTLDLCKNLLNEKDFSSKDIDKIILVGGSCLSPVVKDLIKEEFDIPLEYSIDPLTVVAKGAAIYAGTIEKTIIETTVNEFSLILNKEKDIISGRAFASDNKFSFLGFDIEFLNQKTAESLKIPLNIDGEFMVKLKEGDYSINIYDSGDIVNIDEKSPNQLISGEMLIPYFKHTFSLKYSEITYKKLFKQYIELLKQVNFLKENDSFNENDILEYIERMFEIAQKDKRALNQVEIYLNYIKKTSSDLLNNLNFSNLLDNVINKINIAKRDSLFYVDDLKDKLKLAVDDKDINILNDIHYQLIERYVLLNKNDVIKECFFNLIYDGIYSQYPDELIKRAIAAINDSDYNLLSVLVNELYELDGRNSLLDK; via the coding sequence TTGGATTTTAATGAATCAAAACTAATGGTAGAAGAATTTTTTAATGGACAGTATGAAGTCAAAAAATTCTTGGGAGAAGGATCTTTTGCAGAAGTTTACTTGGTCAAACATGTTTTTTTAGATGACTTACGTGCAATGAAAGTAATTAAACAGCCATTAAATGAAAATTTTGATAATAAAAATGTTTTTAATGAAGTAATGCTTGCAACTCAGTTAAGGCATCAAAATATTATTAGTATTTATGATGCAGGAATAATTTCTCAAGATTCTGGAATAAATAAGGCTTATTTTGTAATGGAATATGTTCCTGGGGGAGATTTACAACAGTATCTTAATTCTTTCATAAATTCAAATCTTTCATTGTCAGTTCATCGATGCTTAAATTTAATGAAACAAATTCTTCAAGGATTAAATGTATTGCATTCATCAAATCCAGTTATTGTTCATAGGGATTTAAAATTAAATAATATTTTATTGAGTTATAACGAATGTGGAGATATTGTAATTAAAATCTCCGATTTGGGTTTTGCAAAAGAAGTAAGTACTGAAATTTCAGATATTGATGTTGCAGGTACACGGCCATATATGGCTCCAGAGTCATTTAGAAAAGTTATTTCAACAGCAACTGATATTTATGCAGTAGGTGTTATTTTTTATCAGTTATTAACTAATAATTATCCTTATGATATTGAGAAATTTAGTTTGGAAGAAATTATTCGGGGAAAGCCTTGGAATGTTTCTTTAAAAGCTCCGAGTGACTATAATGATAATGTTCCTAAGAAATTAGATGAAATTGTCTTTAAATCTTTAGATTCAAATCCTGAAAATAGGTATCAAAATGCATCAGAATTTTTAGATGATATTGAATTAATCATGACTGAATTTTCAGATGATAAAATCCCAATCATTAAAGAGGATTATGTTGATGAAAATTCTGAATATATTATTAATGAAAATCTTAAAAAGGCTTTTAAGCTTGCAAAATGTGAAAATAGATTAAATGATGCTATTGAAATATTGGAAAAGGAAATAATTGGAAATTATGATGTTCGTCAGTGTTATGGTGAAACTTTACGGATGTGGAAATCTAAGCGTCCTGACCTTAAATTAATTTCAAAGGCTTTTAGTATAAACTTGAGGGGCGATAATTATGTGTTATCGTCTAATCTTTTAAAAGAAGCTATTGCATATAATCCTGGGATGAAGAATAAATATGGTCATTATCTTGAATTGTGGAGAATATTCATTGATTTGTCAAAATATGGTAATTTAATAAAAGCAGTAATGTCTCTTGAGGAGCTGATGGATTCAAATAATGAGATTAATGAAGGTTATATTAATATTATTGATATATTGAAAACATTTTCTATAGATGTAATGGTCAATGAATCGATTCGTTTAGTGAATTTAAACAATCTTGATGATGGAAGTAAATTGATGGAGTTTGCGATTGTTTGTGATTCAAGGTTAAAATCAAAATATGCTTATAAACTTTCATTATGGAAACAGAATATGAATTTGCATTTCAAGACAATAAATGATTTTAATAATTGCAATACGGTTGATTATGCAATTGATTTAGGTACTGTTGATTCTACAGTAGCATATTGTAATAATGGTAATCCAATAATTATAAAAAATTATAAAACAGGTAATGAAATTACTCCATCGGCTATTTTAATTGATGAGGAGAATAATCTTAAAGTAGGAGAAATTGCTAGAACTGAAATAATAAATAATTCAAAAAATGCCGTATCTGAATTTAAAGGCAATATGGGGTTTTCCATTCCATTTAAATTTGAAAAATCATCAAGGGTTTTGTTTCCAGAAGAGCTATCTGCAGAAGTTTTAAAAGAATTAAGAGTATCTGTTTTTAATCAATGTCGTGTAAATCTTGAAGATGTTGTTATTTGTTGTCCTGCAAATTCGAATCCTATGAAAACAAAAGCGATTAATGATGCTATAGACCTTGCGGGTTTTAAATCACATAATCTTATTTTGGAGCCAATTGCCGTAGCTTTTGCATATAATTTAAAATCCTCCCATAAAGATAATGGAATATGGATGATTTATGATTTAGGTGGTGGTACATTTAATGTATCTCTTATTGAAGACAACGGGGATGAAATTGAAAAACTTGCAACTACTGGTTTAGATAATTTGGGTGGAAAAACATTAGATTGGAAAGTTGTAGAAGATATTTTCATACCAAAAATTAGTATGGATTTAAATTTAAATGATTTTAATTTGAATAATTCCAAATATTCTGAAATATTTTCAAAACTTAAGACTGCTGCAGAAAAATCTAAAAAAGATTTGTCTATTTCAACAAAATCCAATATATGTATAAATAATCTTTTTGATAATTATGATTTCATATTTACTTTAACTAGGGATGACTTTAAGGAAGTAATTTGTCCTTTGATTAAAGTTACATTAGATTTATGTAAAAACTTATTAAATGAAAAGGATTTTTCAAGCAAGGACATTGATAAAATTATTTTGGTGGGGGGATCTTGTTTAAGTCCTGTTGTTAAGGATTTGATTAAAGAAGAATTTGATATTCCACTTGAATATAGTATTGACCCATTAACAGTTGTTGCAAAAGGTGCAGCTATTTATGCAGGCACTATAGAGAAAACTATAATTGAAACTACTGTAAATGAATTTTCATTGATATTGAACAAAGAAAAAGATATTATTTCGGGCAGAGCATTCGCTTCAGATAATAAATTCTCATTTTTAGGATTTGATATAGAATTTTTAAATCAAAAAACGGCGGAATCTTTAAAAATACCTTTAAACATTGATGGGGAGTTTATGGTAAAATTAAAAGAGGGGGATTATTCAATAAATATTTATGATTCTGGTGATATCGTAAATATTGATGAAAAATCACCTAATCAATTAATATCTGGTGAAATGTTAATTCCATATTTTAAACATACTTTTAGCTTAAAATATAGTGAAATAACCTATAAGAAATTATTTAAGCAATATATTGAATTATTAAAACAGGTTAATTTTTTAAAAGAAAATGATTCATTTAATGAAAATGATATTTTGGAATATATTGAAAGGATGTTTGAAATAGCTCAAAAAGATAAAAGAGCGCTTAATCAAGTAGAAATTTATTTAAATTATATCAAGAAAACATCTTCGGATTTGTTAAATAATCTTAATTTTTCTAATCTTTTGGATAATGTCATTAATAAGATAAATATTGCTAAAAGAGATAGTTTATTTTATGTTGATGATTTGAAAGATAAACTTAAATTGGCTGTTGATGATAAAGATATCAATATTTTAAATGATATTCATTATCAATTGATTGAAAGATATGTTTTGTTAAATAAAAACGATGTAATTAAGGAATGTTTTTTTAATTTAATTTATGATGGTATATACTCCCAATATCCTGATGAATTAATAAAAAGGGCTATTGCTGCTATTAATGATTCAGATTATAATTTATTGAGTGTTTTGGTCAATGAGTTATATGAACTTGATGGTAGAAATTCTCTGTTGGATAAATAA
- a CDS encoding helix-turn-helix domain-containing protein produces the protein MLIMNEYNKDIGNRIKELRELSDISVQDIAQELNVDAKTYTQYETGEVDIPASFIYEIANKFQVDLSLLLTGEESRMSIFDVTRANKGVSVERRKEYNHENLCSKFIHKKAETFLVTVDPEKNPIPSLNAHPGQEFNYVLEGTVKIYIHNNEIILNEGDSIFFDSTHRHAMVALNDKPAKFLAVLM, from the coding sequence GTGTTAATCATGAATGAATATAACAAAGATATTGGAAATAGAATTAAAGAATTAAGAGAACTTTCTGATATTTCAGTACAAGATATCGCACAAGAATTAAATGTTGATGCGAAAACATACACCCAATATGAAACTGGGGAAGTTGACATTCCTGCAAGTTTTATTTACGAAATTGCTAATAAATTCCAAGTAGATTTAAGTTTACTTTTAACTGGTGAAGAAAGTAGGATGAGCATCTTTGATGTCACACGTGCAAACAAAGGTGTTTCAGTAGAGAGAAGAAAAGAATATAATCATGAAAATTTATGTTCTAAATTTATTCACAAAAAAGCAGAAACTTTTTTAGTTACAGTAGATCCTGAAAAAAATCCAATTCCTTCATTAAATGCACATCCAGGACAAGAATTCAATTATGTTCTTGAAGGAACAGTTAAAATTTACATTCACAATAACGAAATTATTTTAAATGAGGGTGATTCAATATTTTTTGATTCAACACATAGACATGCAATGGTAGCACTTAATGACAAACCCGCTAAATTTTTAGCTGTACTAATGTAG
- a CDS encoding FHA domain-containing protein has protein sequence MSKLENIETELVDLNDSKIISTKLAAVNNNVRFSILEILRDFQVTFNEKNTNFKKEPLYYREINSYLADNYNINITPQMLGQHLKQLLKADLIEEVNVKKEIPNKVGLRTVKAYKLKEDAFEDLFLDINFLSDELLYFFDLYCVNQKFKDDECCVLTIFNGVDKGKSFKVNNDETVLIGRKDNFENSDFSSLVVLLDNDYVSVSSISKPHLKIFYEDDFWYVLDEASTNGTFVSGKKIPQGIATKLKNNSFLKLSRGNGGVVIYCSF, from the coding sequence ATGAGTAAATTGGAAAATATTGAAACAGAACTTGTTGATTTAAATGATTCAAAAATAATATCTACTAAATTGGCTGCAGTAAATAATAATGTTAGATTTTCTATTTTAGAAATTTTACGTGATTTTCAGGTTACATTTAATGAAAAAAATACTAATTTTAAAAAAGAGCCACTTTACTATCGTGAAATAAATAGTTATCTTGCAGATAATTATAATATCAATATTACTCCTCAAATGTTGGGTCAACATTTAAAACAGTTGTTAAAAGCAGATTTGATAGAAGAAGTTAATGTTAAAAAAGAAATTCCTAATAAAGTTGGTCTTAGAACAGTTAAAGCATATAAACTAAAAGAGGATGCATTTGAAGATTTATTTTTGGATATAAATTTTTTATCCGATGAATTGTTATACTTTTTTGATTTGTATTGTGTTAATCAAAAGTTTAAAGATGATGAATGTTGTGTTTTAACAATATTTAATGGTGTCGATAAAGGTAAATCATTTAAAGTTAATAATGATGAAACTGTTTTAATTGGAAGAAAAGACAACTTTGAAAATAGTGATTTTTCTTCTTTGGTGGTTCTTTTGGATAATGATTATGTCAGTGTTTCTAGCATTTCAAAGCCTCATTTAAAAATATTTTATGAAGATGATTTTTGGTATGTTTTGGATGAGGCAAGTACAAATGGAACATTTGTTTCAGGAAAAAAGATTCCGCAAGGTATAGCTACAAAATTAAAAAATAATTCCTTTTTAAAATTATCTCGGGGTAATGGTGGAGTGGTTATTTATTGTTCCTTTTAA
- a CDS encoding AMP-binding protein: MTSVIGDFVERVDFNSYEDFYKNFKLKYDEEYNFGFDVVDKYAEIDPDKIALIWTNDNNEEHIFTFKEMKEYSNKTANLFKSLGIKKGDCVMLTLKNRYEFWFCMVALHKIGAIAIPGTHMLKLHDIDFRLKQANVKMVVSVEEDSLLPDYEEAQKELDIDLKKLVIETDREGWINFNKSIEEQSPVFERPTGEDKTYAEEIFLIYFTSGTSGLPKMVSHKHTYSLGHIPTAKYWHNVVEDGIHHTAADTGWGKAVWGNLYGQWIAGTAVFIYDYERFNGIKLLDKIIEYKVDTFCAPPTIYRFIIKENIEGYDLSNLKYVTTAGEPLPPEVSERFYDISGLRIKEGFGQTETTLSIGTFIWLDAKVASIGKPSPLFNLQLLDEDHNRVEIGEEGELCFKMNDGPNPGLFKDYVNDEEKYKKQIHHGYYHCGDTAWIDEDGYVHFVGRNDDIIKSSGYRIGPYEVESAVLSHEAVSNCAITAYPDEVRGQIVKATIILQPGFEPSEELTKDIQNHVKRVTAPYKYPRMIEYVDEIPETISGKIRRVEIRDKDKNQ, translated from the coding sequence ATGACATCTGTAATAGGAGATTTTGTTGAAAGAGTTGATTTTAACTCATATGAAGATTTTTACAAGAATTTTAAACTCAAATATGATGAAGAATATAATTTTGGGTTTGACGTAGTTGACAAATATGCTGAAATTGATCCGGACAAAATCGCTTTAATTTGGACTAATGACAATAATGAAGAACACATTTTCACTTTCAAAGAAATGAAAGAATATTCCAATAAAACCGCAAATCTATTCAAAAGTTTAGGAATTAAAAAAGGCGATTGTGTAATGCTTACCTTGAAAAACAGATATGAATTCTGGTTCTGTATGGTGGCATTGCACAAAATCGGAGCAATAGCTATTCCCGGAACTCATATGTTAAAACTTCATGATATTGATTTTAGACTAAAACAGGCAAATGTGAAAATGGTAGTGTCTGTAGAAGAAGATTCATTGCTCCCTGATTATGAAGAAGCTCAAAAAGAATTAGATATTGATTTGAAAAAATTAGTAATTGAAACTGACAGAGAAGGTTGGATTAACTTCAATAAATCAATTGAAGAGCAAAGCCCTGTATTTGAAAGGCCAACTGGAGAAGATAAGACATATGCGGAAGAAATATTTTTAATTTACTTCACATCAGGAACCAGCGGACTTCCAAAAATGGTTTCACATAAACATACTTACTCATTAGGACATATCCCAACAGCTAAATACTGGCATAATGTTGTTGAAGATGGAATTCATCATACTGCAGCAGATACAGGTTGGGGGAAAGCCGTATGGGGAAACCTTTATGGACAATGGATTGCCGGAACCGCAGTATTCATTTATGATTACGAAAGATTCAATGGAATAAAATTACTTGATAAAATCATTGAATATAAAGTAGATACTTTCTGTGCACCACCTACAATTTACAGATTCATAATTAAAGAGAACATTGAAGGTTATGACCTTTCAAATTTAAAATATGTTACAACAGCAGGTGAACCACTCCCACCAGAAGTATCTGAAAGATTTTATGACATATCCGGTCTTAGAATTAAAGAAGGATTCGGACAAACAGAAACAACATTATCCATTGGTACATTCATTTGGTTAGATGCAAAAGTTGCTTCTATCGGAAAACCTTCCCCATTATTTAATTTACAATTACTAGATGAAGATCACAACAGAGTTGAAATTGGGGAAGAAGGAGAACTTTGTTTTAAAATGAATGATGGTCCAAATCCAGGATTGTTCAAAGATTATGTTAACGATGAAGAAAAATACAAAAAACAAATCCATCATGGATATTACCACTGCGGAGATACAGCATGGATAGATGAAGATGGATATGTTCACTTTGTTGGAAGAAATGATGACATTATCAAATCATCAGGTTATCGTATTGGACCTTATGAAGTAGAAAGTGCAGTTTTATCACATGAAGCAGTTTCTAACTGTGCAATTACAGCATATCCCGATGAAGTTAGAGGTCAAATTGTAAAAGCAACTATTATATTACAACCAGGTTTCGAACCTTCAGAAGAACTTACAAAAGACATACAAAATCATGTTAAACGTGTTACAGCTCCTTATAAATACCCAAGAATGATTGAATATGTGGATGAAATTCCAGAAACAATCAGTGGTAAAATAAGAAGAGTAGAAATAAGAGATAAAGACAAAAATCAATAG
- a CDS encoding tetratricopeptide repeat protein has protein sequence MFNKSIQKKIDKAILLLQNNSEEALKIFNEILENEPNNIDALNGKGSALIKLNNFDDAEKCFDKSLTISENTSALINKGIILKNKKDYQNAIYYFNKAIGMDCEMNKIVSIFKNEIFELIDINTLHNNYSKKANRCIKKGLDYKNEDKIWDALTFFEKAIVEDERCKNSVRALIKEIDNIIFNEFIFEIPTSKKTMKEKLKIQALKELAINENPKKALKLMNNLLNVNQNDVSTLNYKACTLFLFSKYDESIDYFNKCLKLKKNYKYALFNKGLVLRRINNLEESFNCFDRLSENEENSINIKPYKLEILEKIKENNKKLN, from the coding sequence ATGTTTAACAAAAGTATTCAAAAAAAAATTGATAAAGCCATACTATTATTACAAAACAATAGTGAAGAAGCATTAAAAATTTTTAATGAAATACTTGAAAATGAACCTAATAATATCGATGCATTGAACGGTAAAGGATCAGCATTGATAAAATTAAATAATTTTGATGATGCCGAAAAGTGTTTTGATAAATCACTGACCATTAGTGAAAATACCTCTGCATTAATCAATAAAGGAATAATATTAAAAAATAAAAAGGATTATCAGAACGCAATTTATTATTTTAATAAAGCCATTGGAATGGACTGTGAAATGAATAAAATTGTATCTATTTTTAAAAATGAAATTTTTGAACTTATAGATATTAATACTTTGCATAATAATTATTCTAAAAAAGCTAATAGATGTATTAAAAAGGGTTTGGATTATAAGAATGAAGATAAAATCTGGGATGCTTTAACATTTTTTGAAAAAGCAATAGTTGAAGATGAACGTTGCAAAAATTCAGTTCGTGCATTGATTAAAGAAATAGATAATATTATATTTAATGAATTTATATTTGAAATACCCACATCTAAAAAAACAATGAAAGAGAAATTAAAAATTCAAGCATTGAAAGAATTAGCGATTAATGAAAATCCAAAAAAAGCATTGAAATTAATGAATAATCTGTTAAACGTTAATCAAAATGACGTCAGCACTTTAAATTACAAAGCATGTACATTATTTTTATTTAGCAAATACGATGAATCTATAGATTACTTCAATAAATGCCTAAAATTGAAGAAAAATTATAAATATGCATTATTTAATAAAGGATTAGTTTTAAGAAGAATAAATAATTTAGAGGAATCATTCAATTGCTTTGATAGATTATCAGAAAATGAAGAAAATTCCATTAATATAAAGCCATATAAACTAGAGATTTTAGAAAAAATAAAAGAAAATAATAAAAAATTAAATTAG
- a CDS encoding FHA domain-containing protein — protein sequence MENLEAVKSAILGLDDENSTSSKIAAVNNKVRLSILEILRNFYNCGHSENNVFKKNPLYSREINSILLNNYGINITPQMLGQHIKQLIEADLIEEVSIKKEVPNKIGRRKVKGYVLKNDAFDNIFLDINFLSDELLSFFGLYKINQKFNDGEHCVLTIFNGMDKGKTFKIHKNETILVGRKGDFKECDLASFTILLDNSYRSVSNVSKPHLKLFFNHDSWCIVDNNSSNGTFLNDKLVKKGIVTKLEKNSFLKLSKGDGGAVIYCSY from the coding sequence ATGGAAAATTTAGAAGCCGTTAAATCTGCGATATTGGGGTTGGATGATGAAAATAGCACATCTAGTAAAATAGCTGCTGTTAATAATAAAGTTCGATTGTCAATATTGGAAATTTTAAGAAATTTTTATAATTGTGGTCATTCTGAAAATAATGTCTTTAAAAAAAATCCACTTTATTCACGTGAAATCAATTCAATACTTTTGAATAATTATGGTATTAATATCACCCCACAGATGTTGGGCCAACATATAAAACAGCTTATCGAAGCGGATTTAATTGAAGAAGTCTCTATTAAAAAAGAGGTTCCTAATAAAATTGGTCGAAGAAAGGTGAAAGGATATGTTTTAAAAAATGATGCCTTTGATAATATTTTTTTGGATATAAATTTCCTGTCTGATGAGCTTTTATCATTCTTTGGATTATATAAAATTAATCAAAAATTTAATGATGGTGAACACTGTGTTTTAACAATATTTAATGGTATGGATAAAGGAAAAACATTTAAAATACATAAAAATGAAACAATTTTAGTTGGACGAAAAGGTGATTTTAAAGAATGTGATTTGGCTTCTTTTACAATTCTTTTGGATAATAGTTATAGGAGTGTCTCCAATGTATCCAAACCACATTTAAAACTCTTTTTTAACCATGATTCATGGTGTATTGTGGATAATAATAGTTCAAATGGAACTTTTCTCAATGATAAACTGGTTAAGAAGGGTATTGTTACAAAATTAGAAAAAAATTCCTTTTTAAAATTATCTAAAGGTGATGGTGGAGCTGTTATTTATTGTTCCTATTAA